A region of the Pseudomonadota bacterium genome:
GGCCGATGAAGCCACCGGCGGCACGGACTTGGCCGCCACCGGTGGTTCATTAATGGGCGGCGCCCGATCGGCCGGTGTGGCGATGTGCCGCTCGAGCGCTTCAATGCGCCGCTGCAGAGAGCCAATGAGGGCGTCGCGCTCCTCGAGCCTTCGCAGCAGTTCCTCCATCGCCGGATGAGGGTCAGAGGCGGCCTGCCCCCTCAGGGGCTCGGCCACGCCGAGCCCCACCATACTGATAGACGCGGCCACAGCCGCGGCTGGCTTCAGCCAGCGCGAAGGCCTAGGTGGTGGCATGGTGTCCTTTCGGATGGCGGTGGGTGGCTTACCGCAACATCACGAAATCACTGGCGCGCGGGGCGAGGCGATTGGGGGGCTTGATCCCATCATGCCGCGCCACGACGAAACCTACTTTACCGATCTCAGGGTAGTCAATCCACGCCTCCTCGAACTTTTCCACCCGCAGGGTGCGATTCCCCCAGGCGGGGTCCGCCATCAGCACCCAATCCGCACGCCTGCCGCGGAACACGACAAAGTGATTGTAGCCGTGTAAGTTCACCGGCACCATAATGGGAGCGTGCTCGATCAGATCCTGGAGCGTAAGCCCGCCGTAGCCGATCCCTTCATACCCCCGCTTATCGACGTACTGCTTGAGGTCGAGTAGAGAGAAGCCTTGCCCCCGAACCAACGACGGGTTGGCTACGTATTCCTGGCGCTGGATCAGCACCCTCGCGATCTCCCGCTCCGGAACCAGATCGCCGTGCTGGTAGTTCAGTAGAGTGGCAAGCGCCGCAGCGCCGCAACTCAAGTCCCACTTCTGAACCA
Encoded here:
- a CDS encoding cysteine peptidase family C39 domain-containing protein, whose translation is MPAAEREPVKSLLEMRQERVVVQKWDLSCGAAALATLLNYQHGDLVPEREIARVLIQRQEYVANPSLVRGQGFSLLDLKQYVDKRGYEGIGYGGLTLQDLIEHAPIMVPVNLHGYNHFVVFRGRRADWVLMADPAWGNRTLRVEKFEEAWIDYPEIGKVGFVVARHDGIKPPNRLAPRASDFVMLR